Proteins from one Deltaproteobacteria bacterium genomic window:
- a CDS encoding HlyC/CorC family transporter yields the protein MTLDSFWFESLLILVLILANGFFAASEIAMIAMRKSRIDALVEKGVRSAAAVARLKNDPDRFLATVQIGVTIVSSFASALGGATAIGFLKPQIAELPIPLVARWAEAIALLIVVLPISYLSLVLGELVPKSLALRFSEQIACGVARPIELLARLSSFFVKILMASSNFVLRIFGGSDSGHASFISVDEVKSLIREGAAQGIFNETERQLIHSVFEFSDTPVKAVMKPRTEIHAIEVHASLAEVAKNIVDCGFSRIPVYEGELDKIIGILYNKDVFKALQERSDFHIRDHLHQAFFVPSTLPTSELLKQLQRRHLAMALVVNEFGEVEGVVTLEDLVEEIVGEIRDEYDREERGPVERLPDGSMVIQGSAMLKDLRADFDLPFEESPDYHTLAGFMLERLKRIPRGGEWVEEFGYKLTIVDMEGRRIVKIKVEKAAVA from the coding sequence GATCGCCATGATCGCCATGCGCAAGAGCCGTATCGATGCCCTGGTGGAAAAAGGCGTGCGCTCGGCCGCCGCCGTGGCGCGGTTGAAAAACGATCCCGATCGCTTTCTCGCCACCGTACAGATCGGCGTGACGATCGTCAGCTCCTTCGCCTCCGCCCTGGGCGGCGCCACGGCCATCGGCTTTTTGAAACCGCAAATCGCCGAGCTGCCGATTCCGCTGGTCGCTCGCTGGGCTGAAGCGATCGCTTTGTTGATCGTCGTCCTGCCGATTTCCTATTTATCTTTGGTCCTCGGCGAACTAGTACCCAAATCGCTGGCGCTGAGATTTTCCGAGCAGATCGCCTGCGGCGTCGCCCGGCCCATCGAATTGCTAGCGCGCTTAAGCTCATTTTTCGTCAAAATCCTCATGGCGTCGAGTAACTTCGTGCTGCGCATCTTCGGCGGCAGCGACAGCGGCCACGCCAGCTTCATCTCAGTGGATGAAGTTAAATCGTTGATCCGCGAGGGCGCCGCCCAGGGGATTTTCAACGAGACCGAAAGGCAGTTGATTCATAGCGTCTTTGAATTCAGCGACACGCCGGTCAAAGCGGTTATGAAACCCCGCACGGAAATCCATGCCATCGAAGTGCACGCCTCGTTGGCCGAGGTAGCGAAAAATATCGTCGACTGCGGCTTCTCGCGCATTCCGGTTTACGAAGGCGAATTGGACAAGATCATTGGTATTCTCTACAACAAGGACGTTTTCAAAGCGCTCCAAGAGCGCAGCGACTTCCACATCCGCGATCACTTGCATCAAGCGTTCTTCGTGCCCAGCACCTTACCGACTAGCGAATTGTTAAAGCAGCTCCAGCGCCGCCACTTAGCGATGGCTTTGGTGGTCAACGAATTTGGCGAAGTCGAAGGCGTGGTCACCTTGGAAGACTTGGTCGAGGAAATCGTCGGCGAAATCCGCGATGAGTACGACCGCGAAGAACGCGGCCCTGTCGAACGGCTGCCGGACGGCTCCATGGTCATTCAAGGCTCGGCCATGCTCAAAGATCTGCGCGCCGATTTCGACTTGCCCTTCGAAGAATCGCCGGACTATCACACGTTGGCCGGCTTCATGCTCGAACGGCTGAAGCGGATCCCGCGCGGCGGCGAGTGGGTGGAAGAATTCGGCTACAAACTCACCATTGTCGACATGGAAGGCCGGCGCATCGTCAAGATCAAGGTCGAAAAAGCCGCTGTGGCGTAA